CGCGATCGGTACCGGCGGCTTAACGCCGTTGTATCCTTTTTCAATATGATAAATGTTAAGTGTGTGCTGAGGCTCGCCGTACTGGTCCCATCCGATCAATACCTCCGGCTGTCCGTCATGATCCAGATCGATCGTCCTTACCAGGTCGATTCCATAGCTCGAGGACTCGGCGAACGTAAACCACGGCTTCCAGCCGCCGCCGCTTTGCTTCAGCACCATAACCTGCTGAGTATCATTATCGTTCACGAACGTGACGATCGCTTCGGGCTGCCCGTCGCCGTCTACATCCGCCTTGTTAACCGCGGCATCCGATGCTCCCTGGTCGGGAAGCGATAATTTCGCCCTGGGCGGCAGCGCATCCTGGACTGCGGATGCAAGCTTCGCATTATCCGGTGTGGACCTCGGATTCAGCAGCAAATCAGCGGGCGTCGCCGTGTACTGGCATCCGTTCAGTATCAGCAAGGATATGGAGCTCAGCATAACCAGCTTCACACACCGCGCCCATCCTCGTCGCTTCATCTCTCTAATCGCGTCCCTTCCAGTCGTCGTCGCCGTAACACACCTGCTGCCGGGCGCTGATCGTTATGCATCCGCTCCCTATTTCTTCGACACCGCCTGTGCTTGTTCCTTCGCGGACAGCAATTCATCCACCGTTACGAGTGTATAACCCTTCTTGTGCAAATCCTGGATTACGAGCGGCAGCGCATCGACGGTGTTGTGAATGTTGCTGCTCCCGAATGAGTGCATGAGAATGATGCCACCCGGATGTATGTGCTCATCCACGTTCTCCCGTATTTCCGCCGCCGTCTCGCCCGCCCAATCCCGGGTATCGACGGTCCAATTGACAAGCGTGCGCCCGTTGTCCTTTATAATCTCTTTCACTGAAGGCGACAGTGCACCGTATGGTGCACGGACAAGCCTTGGCACGAAGCCGACCTCACGCTTGATCAGCGTATCCGTCCACATGATTTCGTCCGCGATCTTCTCATTGTCCAGCTTGGTCAAATTTGCGTGATGATAAGTATGATTGCCGATTTCATGACCTTCTTTGACAATGTGCCGCATCATATTCGGGTATTTCTTGACCTGCGTGCCTACCGTGAAGAACGTCGCCTTAACCTTGTATTTCTCCAATATATCCAGAATCGCAGGTGTGTATTTGGCATCGGGACCATCATCGAACGTAAGCGCTGCGAGCTTGCTGCCGGGAGCGGCATCATAGTGCACTACAGGCAGCGTTGGCTTCGTGAGCGGCACAGCGGCGGGCTGCGTCATCCCGGGGTCACCCGGCACGCCGGCGCTGCCCTTCCCTTCTTGAGATGCGCCGTCCAGGCCCGTTTCACTTTGAACCGGCTGTTCACCTTGCCCTTCGCCGCTCTGACCGGACTGCCCGCTCGAATCCGCGCCGGAGACGCCGGCTCCGGCAAGCGCCGTCTTCACGATATGCTTGCCGCCGCCGAGCATTCCAGTTATATCCGACTGGACTCCCGCCGCGTCATTCGCCCACAAATTCCATGCTTTCTGCGTGCCGCAGCCGGCCGCGAACGCCGTGAGCGCTACAGCAGCCACCAGCATAAGCAGCCGGCGGCGCTTAATCTTTCCGTTAATGCCTCTTGGTTTCATTCCGCTCTCTCCCCACTGAATCCTACCTATAATGGTAAAGGAGAGAAGCCTATAAATCGTTACAAAAGTGTTACACTGTTCCGCTCATACGGTAATGGCCCCGTAAGAAGCAGTCCTTCAAGAAACGTTCTCTTATATTCGAACAAGAACGGCCCGGGAAGCATGAATTGCTTCCCGGACCGCCCAGTTGTACTAATCGGAACGATCCCGTTCCTCGCCGCCGATGATATAGCGGTTGATTGACCGCATGTTGATGAGGGCTACTATCGACAAATAAGCCAGAGCTATTCCGACATAAGGCTTAACGGCCCCGTCATGGGTCACTAATGCCGCCCACATCAGCAAAATCCACAAATTGAGTTGAAGATATTCCTTCAGCCTTTTCATCCCATTCACCCTACGTTTAACATATGCAAGGTACGGCTCGTTTGACTATAATTCAGCTTTTTTCATGCTTCAAAAACCGGCTCAGATCCCCATAAATAATTTTGTCGGAAAATTTCAACTGCTTCTGCGCTTCTTCGCGCATGGGCTCGCATCGAGCCGGATCTGTTTTTGCCTCGTCCGATATGCTGTAGCACTTGTTCCCTGTGAAAACGTAACGGTCCGTAACAAAGCTCCCATCTCGCAGGACGGCCATTTGCTGCTTGTTCAAAGCAAACAAATCATGTCCGAAGCCAAGCCCCTGAACGGAGTCTTGACCGAGCAGATGAAGTATTGTCGGTTTAAGGTCGATTTGGCCGGAAACGGTACTAATTGTTCTCCCTTTTACTCCGGGGATGTGAATAATAAGCGGAACCCGCTGCAGCTGTTCATGGTCCAGAGCGGTGAGCTTTTCTTTCCCCAGAAATTTAGCCATCGCTTTGCCGTGCTTCCTCGCTATCCCATAGTGGTCCCCGTAAAGAATAAAAACAGAGTTATCGTACAATCCCGCGGTCTTAATCGCTTTGAAAAAATCCTTTAAAGCCTCATCCATATACCGGACTGTATTGAAGTAGTGGTTTAACGTCTTTGAATTCGCGTCAAATGGCGGAAGCAGCCTATCCTCTTTCTTAAGCGTAAAAGGATGATGATTGGTCAGCGTGATCAGCTTGGCGTAGAAAGGCTGCGGCAGTGCGCGCAGTTTACCCACCGATTGCTCGAAGAAAGGAATGTCCTTAAGCCCCCACCCGACGGAGTTTTCTTCATCGATGTTATAATCCTCCGCTGAATAGAACCGCTCATAGCCCATAGTTTCATACATCTGGTCGCGATTCCAGAATGTCCTGTTGTTGCCGTGCAGTACGACTGGATAGTAGCCGGTTTCCTTGAGCTGCTTCGGCAGCGAATGAAACGTGTTCTGGGCATGGGTGAAGAATACCGCCCCGCTCGGCAGCGGATAGAGCATCGTATCGATCAGAAATTCGGCGTCCGAGGTTTTGCCATGGCCCGTCTGGTGGTAGAACCGGTCGAAATAAAAGCTGTCCTTCGCCAGCCCGTTCAGGAAAGGCGTAATTTCCTCCCCGCCTATTTTCTTGTCCAGCACGAAGCTTTGCAGCGATTCGAGTGAAATCAGGAACACATTTCGCCCTTTGGCAAGCCCGAACATTACAGGGTCGACCCGGTCGCGCCGGCCGGAGGCCAGATAAGCTTTCACTACAGCCACATCCTTGCTGCCCGCGGCCACGGTTCTGGCTTTCATCCTCGCGCTGTTGACCGTATCGTAGACGAGATAATTGAAGGCGCCGATGCTTCTCACAACGAGCTGACGGTCGAACGTGCGGCTGAACAATCCGGGTCGAAGCTTCTCCGCTGCGTCCAAATTGAACAAAAGCAGTGAAACGGCAGCCGCAAGCATGCAGAGGATGTGCAGCCTGCGGATCACGGCACGGCGGCTGCCGCCGCCCTTCACCAGGATGATCAGGGCTGCCGTGTCGGCGAATACAAGAAAATCCGACGGACGCAGGAGGTCGGCTATACTGCCCCACACTTGTCCGATTTGCGTAGAACGGAGCAGTACCGGCAGGGTAATGAAATCATTGAAAAACCGGTAATACAGCACATTAGCCAGCAGGAGGATCCCCGAGCTCACGCTCACAATAATAATTGCGATATGCCAGCGGCTTCTCAGAAACACCAGGCTTAGACCAAGCATAATCAATATGGAGCTGAGCGGGCTAATGAAGAGAATAAGTTCCTGATACCAGCCGGAGACCGGAAGCTCAAAGTAATAACGGTGCGTGAAGTACGTTTTCAGCCAAATCATCAGCACTGCCAAATATAATAAGGCATGCCTGCGGGCACAGCCTCTTACATCCGGTATGTATTTCAACTTGTACTCACCCCCCTCTGAAACAACTAGCCTTTAGGCTT
This is a stretch of genomic DNA from Paenibacillus sp. sptzw28. It encodes these proteins:
- a CDS encoding polysaccharide deacetylase family protein, which translates into the protein MKPRGINGKIKRRRLLMLVAAVALTAFAAGCGTQKAWNLWANDAAGVQSDITGMLGGGKHIVKTALAGAGVSGADSSGQSGQSGEGQGEQPVQSETGLDGASQEGKGSAGVPGDPGMTQPAAVPLTKPTLPVVHYDAAPGSKLAALTFDDGPDAKYTPAILDILEKYKVKATFFTVGTQVKKYPNMMRHIVKEGHEIGNHTYHHANLTKLDNEKIADEIMWTDTLIKREVGFVPRLVRAPYGALSPSVKEIIKDNGRTLVNWTVDTRDWAGETAAEIRENVDEHIHPGGIILMHSFGSSNIHNTVDALPLVIQDLHKKGYTLVTVDELLSAKEQAQAVSKK
- a CDS encoding LTA synthase family protein, producing MKYIPDVRGCARRHALLYLAVLMIWLKTYFTHRYYFELPVSGWYQELILFISPLSSILIMLGLSLVFLRSRWHIAIIIVSVSSGILLLANVLYYRFFNDFITLPVLLRSTQIGQVWGSIADLLRPSDFLVFADTAALIILVKGGGSRRAVIRRLHILCMLAAAVSLLLFNLDAAEKLRPGLFSRTFDRQLVVRSIGAFNYLVYDTVNSARMKARTVAAGSKDVAVVKAYLASGRRDRVDPVMFGLAKGRNVFLISLESLQSFVLDKKIGGEEITPFLNGLAKDSFYFDRFYHQTGHGKTSDAEFLIDTMLYPLPSGAVFFTHAQNTFHSLPKQLKETGYYPVVLHGNNRTFWNRDQMYETMGYERFYSAEDYNIDEENSVGWGLKDIPFFEQSVGKLRALPQPFYAKLITLTNHHPFTLKKEDRLLPPFDANSKTLNHYFNTVRYMDEALKDFFKAIKTAGLYDNSVFILYGDHYGIARKHGKAMAKFLGKEKLTALDHEQLQRVPLIIHIPGVKGRTISTVSGQIDLKPTILHLLGQDSVQGLGFGHDLFALNKQQMAVLRDGSFVTDRYVFTGNKCYSISDEAKTDPARCEPMREEAQKQLKFSDKIIYGDLSRFLKHEKS